Proteins encoded in a region of the Haloglomus salinum genome:
- a CDS encoding GbsR/MarR family transcriptional regulator, with protein sequence MSDHDDGSGDRGSDDVRAAEETVIEAFARSAEVYGASRSLGRLYGELFFADEPLSLDDLVERSGYAKSTVSTAMSTLERFHLVQRRSLPNEGKRAFFEAERDFWYVAREFLQSEVRREVTVMARALDEAAEQLDDAEGERAERDLERVEQLRSVYERSERYLDLLASTPVDRLFSLLDRGLGRSDEGSATHD encoded by the coding sequence ATGAGTGACCACGACGACGGCTCCGGGGACAGGGGCTCGGACGACGTACGGGCGGCCGAGGAGACGGTCATCGAGGCGTTCGCGCGGTCGGCCGAGGTGTACGGTGCGAGCCGCAGCCTCGGGCGGCTCTACGGGGAACTGTTCTTCGCCGACGAGCCGCTGTCGCTGGACGACCTCGTTGAGCGCAGCGGCTACGCCAAATCCACGGTGAGCACCGCGATGAGCACGCTGGAGCGGTTCCACCTCGTCCAGCGACGGTCCCTGCCGAACGAGGGCAAGCGTGCCTTCTTCGAGGCCGAACGCGACTTCTGGTACGTCGCCCGGGAGTTCCTCCAGAGCGAGGTCCGGCGCGAGGTGACGGTGATGGCCCGGGCGCTGGACGAGGCCGCCGAGCAGCTCGACGACGCGGAAGGTGAGCGGGCCGAACGCGACCTCGAACGGGTCGAACAGCTCCGCTCCGTGTACGAACGCTCCGAGCGGTATCTGGACCTGCTCGCCAGCACGCCTGTCGACCGGCTCTTCTCGCTCCTCGATAGGGGGCTCGGCCGCAGTGATGAGGGGTCAGCTACCCACGACTGA
- a CDS encoding isoaspartyl peptidase/L-asparaginase, whose product MQVIVHGGAGSPADEPDDRQQVLDEAATTGSEAATPTDAVVAAVNVLERDERFNAGVGSAVQSDGIPRTDAGLMTDDREVGAACAMPGVRDAAAVARLVAEETPHVQVAGVHAVDLADDFGIDTSVDLRTDATRERWNGMDEAAPPAKAPAQDHLAWVRERFGRSEAGTAVPDADRRDGGVDDHHGDHDTVGAVARDHDRFAAVTSTGGRWAALAGRVGDVPQVGCGFYCSRAGGASATGAGEDIARVTMARRAVAHLEMGRDAQDAADLAVEELADATGSEAGIIVLDNAGGVGEAYNSDAMQTAVAAPGTSD is encoded by the coding sequence ATGCAGGTCATCGTCCACGGCGGGGCCGGGAGTCCAGCCGACGAACCCGACGACCGCCAGCAGGTGCTCGACGAGGCGGCCACGACCGGGAGTGAGGCGGCCACGCCCACGGACGCCGTCGTCGCCGCCGTCAACGTCCTCGAACGCGACGAGCGGTTCAACGCGGGGGTCGGCTCGGCGGTCCAGTCCGACGGCATCCCCCGGACCGATGCGGGACTGATGACCGACGACCGCGAGGTCGGCGCCGCGTGTGCGATGCCCGGGGTCCGCGACGCCGCCGCGGTCGCACGACTCGTGGCCGAGGAGACCCCGCACGTGCAGGTCGCGGGCGTCCACGCCGTCGACCTCGCGGACGATTTCGGCATCGACACGTCGGTGGACCTCCGGACCGACGCGACCCGCGAGCGCTGGAACGGGATGGACGAGGCCGCACCCCCGGCCAAAGCGCCCGCGCAGGACCACCTCGCGTGGGTTCGCGAGCGGTTCGGACGGAGCGAGGCCGGGACCGCAGTCCCGGACGCCGACCGTCGCGACGGCGGTGTGGACGACCACCACGGCGACCACGACACCGTCGGGGCCGTCGCGCGCGACCACGACCGCTTCGCGGCCGTCACCTCGACGGGTGGTCGGTGGGCCGCACTCGCCGGGCGGGTGGGCGACGTGCCGCAGGTCGGCTGCGGGTTCTACTGCTCGCGGGCGGGCGGCGCGTCCGCGACGGGTGCGGGCGAAGACATCGCGCGGGTGACGATGGCCCGCCGCGCGGTCGCGCATCTGGAGATGGGGCGTGACGCACAGGATGCCGCCGACCTCGCGGTCGAGGAACTCGCCGACGCGACCGGAAGCGAGGCCGGCATCATCGTCCTCGACAACGCGGGCGGCGTCGGTGAGGCGTACAACAGCGACGCGATGCAGACGGCGGTCGCCGCCCCCGGCACGTCGGACTGA